A section of the Metabacillus endolithicus genome encodes:
- the cysI gene encoding assimilatory sulfite reductase (NADPH) hemoprotein subunit has translation MANKILKAPEGPPSDVEDIKERSDFLRGTLKESMLEPLSSGISDDDNRLMKHHGSYLQDDRDLRNERQKQKLEPAYQFMLRVRLPGGVATPNQWLVMDDLAQKYGNGTLKLTTRMTFQMHGILKWNMKKTIQGIHASLMDTIAACGDVNRNVMCVANPYQSNVHQEVYEWSKKLSDDLLPRTRAYHEIWLDEERVAGTPDTEDAEPMYGPLYLPRKFKIGIAVPPSNDVDIFSQDLGYIAVVENDKLVGFNVAIGGGMGMSHGDKETYPQLAKVIGFIKPEQAYDVAEKIITIQRDYGNRSVRKNARFKYTVDRLGLENVKEELENRLGWSLEEAKPFTFDHNGDRYGWEKGVKGKWNFTLFIEGGRVTDYDDYKLMTGIREIAKIHTGDFRLTANQNLIIGNVSSQKKKKINELIEKYGLTDGKHYSALRRSALACVALPTCGLAMAEAERYLPKLIDKIDEIVDQNGLKDKEITIRMTGCPNGCARHALGEIGFIGKAPGKYNMYLGAAHDGSRLSKMYRENIGEEEILKELNTIIPRYAKEREENEHFGDFVIRAGIIGETTDGTNFHD, from the coding sequence ATGGCGAACAAAATATTAAAAGCACCAGAAGGCCCACCAAGTGATGTTGAAGACATTAAAGAAAGAAGTGACTTTTTGCGTGGGACGCTTAAAGAATCTATGCTTGAGCCATTAAGCTCAGGTATTTCAGATGATGATAACCGCTTAATGAAACACCACGGAAGCTATTTACAAGATGACCGTGATCTTCGAAATGAGCGTCAAAAACAAAAATTAGAACCAGCTTATCAATTTATGCTACGTGTTCGTTTACCTGGTGGTGTTGCAACACCAAACCAGTGGCTTGTTATGGATGACCTTGCCCAAAAATACGGAAACGGTACGTTAAAGTTAACAACTCGTATGACGTTCCAAATGCATGGAATTTTAAAATGGAACATGAAGAAAACGATTCAAGGTATTCATGCTTCATTAATGGATACAATCGCTGCCTGTGGAGACGTTAACCGTAACGTAATGTGTGTGGCAAATCCGTATCAATCGAACGTACATCAAGAAGTGTATGAATGGTCGAAAAAACTAAGTGATGATTTATTACCACGTACAAGAGCTTATCATGAAATATGGCTTGATGAAGAAAGAGTAGCTGGTACACCTGATACAGAAGATGCTGAGCCAATGTACGGTCCGCTTTACCTACCACGTAAATTTAAGATTGGTATTGCTGTCCCACCATCAAATGATGTTGATATTTTCTCTCAAGACTTAGGTTATATTGCCGTTGTTGAGAACGACAAGCTTGTTGGTTTTAACGTAGCAATTGGCGGTGGTATGGGTATGAGTCATGGTGATAAAGAAACATATCCACAGCTTGCGAAAGTTATTGGTTTCATTAAACCAGAACAGGCTTATGATGTAGCAGAAAAAATCATTACAATTCAACGTGACTATGGAAATCGTTCTGTACGTAAAAATGCACGTTTCAAATATACGGTCGATCGCCTAGGACTTGAAAACGTAAAAGAAGAGTTAGAAAATCGTCTTGGCTGGAGTTTAGAAGAAGCGAAGCCATTCACTTTCGATCATAACGGAGATCGTTATGGTTGGGAAAAAGGTGTGAAAGGAAAATGGAACTTCACACTATTTATTGAAGGTGGACGTGTAACAGACTATGACGACTACAAGCTTATGACAGGTATTAGAGAAATTGCTAAAATTCACACAGGTGACTTCCGTTTAACAGCAAACCAAAACCTGATCATTGGAAATGTATCAAGTCAGAAAAAGAAAAAAATCAATGAACTAATTGAAAAATACGGTTTAACAGATGGTAAGCATTATTCTGCATTACGTCGTAGTGCATTAGCATGTGTTGCTCTACCAACATGTGGTTTAGCAATGGCTGAAGCAGAACGTTACTTACCAAAATTAATTGATAAAATCGATGAGATTGTGGATCAAAACGGTCTAAAAGATAAAGAAATCACCATTCGTATGACAGGCTGTCCAAATGGATGTGCCCGCCACGCATTAGGTGAAATCGGCTTTATCGGTAAAGCACCTGGTAAATACAATATGTATCTTGGTGCAGCACATGACGGAAGCCGTTTAAGCAAAATGTACCGTGAAAATATCGGTGAAGAAGAAATTCTAAAAGAGCTTAATACGATTATCCCTCGTTATGCGAAGGAACGTGAAGAAAATGAGCACTTTGGTGACTTTGTCATTCGCGCAGGTATTATTGGAGAAACAACAGACGGAACGAACTTCCACGATTAA
- a CDS encoding beta-glucoside-specific PTS transporter subunit IIABC yields the protein MKYEQLAKDILSNVGGKENVSSVVHCITRLRFKLKDESKANTEVLKNMDDVVTVMKSGGQYQVVIGNHVPDVYKAVVAEGGFQGQSPVEEKEEGPKGSMLSRFIDIVSSIFTPVLGVLAASGMIKGFNALFVALGWLTNTSGTYQILNATGDALFYFLPIFLGYTAIKKFGGTPFIGMAIGSALVYPTLSGLTAGEPLYTVFAGTIFESPIFITFLGIPVILMSYSSSVIPIILATYFAAKVEKWLKSVIPDVIKLFVVPLLTLLIVVPVTFLLIGPVATWASNLLGQGTLFLYNLSPVIAGIILGGLWQVIVIFGLHWGLVPIAINNVATMGFDTILALVFAASFAQIGAVLAIMVKTKNQKLKTLSIPAFISGIFGVTEAAIYGVTLPLKKPFIISCIGGGIGGAIIGLTNVKGYIIGGLGVFGIPSYISPEGLGMDLWGALIAIVVGFVAAFILTLMFGGIGKEQSTETETAKTEAAVTITKNSVKKNTQQVQIHSPLSGEVIDLSDVKDEAFASGALGNGIAIEPSEGKLLAPASGIVTALFPTNHAVGITTESGVDILIHIGMDTVQLEGRYFTAHVSQGDRVEKGQLLIEFEMDKIKEAGKPLTTPVVVTNHKEFTLNLTPEKQVKTGDCVFTIN from the coding sequence ATGAAATACGAGCAGTTGGCTAAAGATATACTCTCAAATGTCGGCGGAAAAGAAAACGTTTCCAGTGTCGTGCATTGTATTACTAGATTACGTTTTAAATTAAAAGATGAATCAAAGGCAAATACAGAAGTACTAAAAAATATGGATGATGTTGTAACTGTTATGAAAAGCGGTGGGCAATATCAAGTGGTTATTGGGAATCATGTACCGGATGTTTACAAAGCAGTTGTGGCGGAAGGTGGATTTCAAGGACAATCACCTGTTGAAGAAAAAGAAGAAGGTCCTAAAGGCTCTATGTTAAGTCGCTTTATCGATATTGTTTCAAGTATTTTTACTCCAGTTCTAGGTGTGTTAGCAGCATCAGGGATGATCAAAGGTTTTAACGCTTTATTTGTAGCACTTGGCTGGTTAACCAATACGTCTGGGACATATCAAATATTAAATGCAACTGGTGATGCACTCTTTTATTTCTTACCAATTTTCTTAGGATATACAGCAATTAAGAAATTTGGTGGAACTCCGTTTATAGGAATGGCGATAGGTTCTGCGTTGGTTTATCCAACATTATCCGGATTAACGGCAGGAGAACCACTTTACACCGTGTTTGCTGGAACAATATTTGAATCACCAATCTTCATAACCTTTTTAGGAATTCCAGTTATTTTAATGTCTTACTCATCATCTGTTATTCCAATTATTTTAGCTACTTATTTTGCAGCTAAAGTTGAAAAATGGCTTAAATCAGTTATACCTGATGTAATTAAATTGTTTGTAGTGCCTTTATTAACATTATTAATCGTTGTACCAGTTACATTCTTACTTATCGGTCCAGTAGCGACATGGGCATCTAATTTATTAGGTCAAGGAACGTTATTCCTTTATAACTTAAGTCCTGTTATTGCAGGTATCATTCTTGGAGGATTATGGCAGGTAATCGTTATTTTCGGTCTTCACTGGGGATTAGTACCAATTGCAATTAACAACGTTGCAACGATGGGCTTTGATACAATCTTAGCGTTAGTTTTCGCGGCATCATTTGCGCAAATTGGTGCAGTACTAGCAATTATGGTAAAAACAAAAAATCAAAAGTTAAAAACGTTAAGTATTCCAGCGTTTATTTCAGGTATCTTTGGAGTAACTGAAGCCGCTATTTACGGGGTTACACTTCCGTTAAAGAAACCATTTATTATTAGCTGTATCGGTGGAGGAATTGGTGGAGCGATCATAGGACTTACGAATGTTAAAGGTTATATTATTGGTGGTCTTGGAGTGTTTGGAATTCCATCATATATCAGCCCTGAAGGACTTGGAATGGATCTATGGGGTGCACTAATTGCAATTGTAGTAGGTTTTGTCGCAGCATTTATTTTAACATTAATGTTTGGTGGGATTGGCAAAGAACAATCAACTGAAACAGAAACTGCTAAAACAGAAGCTGCAGTAACTATTACAAAGAATTCAGTAAAGAAAAACACACAACAAGTACAAATTCATAGTCCACTTTCTGGTGAAGTGATAGATCTATCAGATGTAAAAGATGAAGCATTCGCATCAGGTGCTCTTGGCAACGGAATTGCAATTGAGCCAAGTGAGGGGAAATTACTTGCTCCTGCTTCTGGTATCGTGACAGCTTTGTTCCCAACTAATCATGCAGTTGGCATTACGACTGAATCGGGTGTAGATATTCTAATTCATATTGGGATGGATACTGTGCAATTAGAAGGAAGGTACTTTACAGCTCATGTTTCTCAAGGTGATCGCGTAGAAAAAGGTCAATTATTAATAGAGTTTGAGATGGATAAGATTAAGGAAGCAGGAAAACCATTAACAACACCTGTTGTTGTAACGAATCATAAAGAGTTTACCCTAAACTTAACACCAGAGAAACAAGTGAAAACTGGTGACTGTGTTTTTACAATAAATTAA
- a CDS encoding histidine phosphatase family protein yields the protein MATENKLTLYFVRHGETQYNVERRMQGFCDSPLTEKGILQAKSVGKGLSDIEFIAAYASDSQRVLDTAKYAIGDRDIPLNPDARLKEMNFGVLEALLEDEIPNLYGDALEKLFSLDVNACAPEGETYAQLFARTEQAINEIVENHASEGGNILIFSHGVTIGNYIIQVTNSKEFTVHENCSVSVVSYPSGKPQVEKIGDTSFREKGSELLKANS from the coding sequence ATGGCAACAGAAAACAAACTAACTCTTTATTTTGTCCGCCACGGAGAAACTCAATATAATGTGGAACGAAGAATGCAAGGTTTCTGCGATTCACCACTTACTGAAAAAGGAATTTTACAAGCTAAATCAGTAGGAAAGGGCTTATCTGATATTGAATTTATTGCAGCCTATGCAAGTGACAGTCAGAGAGTACTCGACACAGCTAAATATGCCATCGGTGATCGTGACATACCTTTAAACCCTGATGCACGATTAAAGGAAATGAATTTTGGAGTGTTAGAAGCTTTATTAGAAGATGAAATTCCCAATCTTTATGGAGATGCCCTCGAAAAATTATTCAGCCTTGATGTTAATGCTTGTGCTCCTGAAGGCGAAACTTACGCACAGTTATTTGCGAGAACTGAACAAGCAATTAATGAAATTGTTGAAAATCATGCTTCAGAAGGTGGAAACATTTTGATTTTTTCTCATGGTGTAACAATTGGTAACTATATCATCCAGGTAACAAACAGCAAAGAATTCACAGTACATGAAAATTGCAGTGTTTCGGTTGTAAGTTATCCATCAGGTAAGCCGCAAGTTGAAAAAATTGGTGATACAAGCTTCAGAGAAAAGGGTAGTGAGCTATTAAAAGCGAATAGTTGA
- the licT gene encoding BglG family transcription antiterminator LicT — protein MKIEKVFNNNVVSAFNEENIELVIMGKGLAFQKRPGDEIDDDKIEKVFTLKNKDMSERFKTLLYEVSLELMEVTEEIIKKAKSRLGRELNDSIYVSLTDHINFAIERNKKGLDIRNALLWEIKKLYKDEFSLGLEALGMIKEKLDVTLPEDEAGFIAMHIVNAELNEEMPNIVNITKTMQDILKIVKYHFKMDFNEESLNFFRFVTHLKFFAQRLYSKTYMVGEDDFLFEAVKNKHKQAYECTEKINDYVKRQFDYELTNDEKLYLTIHIERVINR, from the coding sequence ATGAAAATAGAAAAGGTATTTAACAATAATGTAGTAAGTGCATTTAATGAAGAAAATATAGAGCTTGTTATCATGGGGAAAGGTCTTGCTTTTCAAAAAAGACCTGGTGACGAAATAGATGATGACAAAATTGAGAAAGTGTTCACACTGAAAAATAAAGATATGTCAGAACGTTTTAAAACATTATTATATGAAGTTTCACTTGAGCTTATGGAAGTAACAGAAGAAATCATAAAAAAGGCAAAAAGTAGGCTTGGAAGAGAATTAAATGATAGCATTTATGTTTCACTTACAGATCACATTAATTTTGCCATTGAACGTAATAAAAAAGGCCTCGATATAAGAAATGCTTTGCTATGGGAAATCAAAAAGTTATATAAAGATGAATTTTCTCTTGGTTTAGAAGCACTGGGCATGATTAAGGAAAAGCTTGATGTTACATTACCTGAGGATGAGGCTGGCTTTATTGCCATGCATATTGTGAATGCAGAGCTAAATGAAGAAATGCCTAATATCGTAAACATTACAAAAACGATGCAAGACATTTTGAAAATTGTTAAATATCACTTTAAGATGGATTTTAACGAAGAGTCACTTAACTTTTTCCGATTTGTCACTCACTTGAAGTTTTTCGCTCAAAGACTATACAGCAAAACCTATATGGTAGGTGAAGACGACTTCCTGTTTGAAGCTGTAAAAAACAAACACAAACAAGCTTATGAATGCACGGAAAAAATTAATGATTATGTGAAAAGACAATTTGATTATGAGTTAACGAATGATGAAAAGCTATATTTGACCATTCATATTGAGAGGGTTATTAATCGATAA
- a CDS encoding GGDEF domain-containing protein — MSSDLSTFENQKRKLYLYVIPIVLLALLFGLPRWNEFNFLDRTILASYLILFISSYFFILKRIFFRYVELTIFISVSIVHLLLTYWSLHVESAQSQHYSISDAAVWTPMIYIYIFITFYGIYGIVLSIVVWSITTAIILSSLSTIQVDMINSLINYQLAMFVYIVILFFARKSLDASVRTSMLEQMAFKDMLTGIENRRAVHQLFEKLNSESKTYSIIFFDIDYFKKVNDQYGHSVGDSVLIEITKVINSGLNKNDFFARWGGEEFVVITKKVTIENTLKLAENLKLLVNQHQFKVVGKLTASFGIAESQPGQLAELVLEQADQALYSAKANGRNKIMMFGEQGEKKKEIPS; from the coding sequence TTGTCTAGTGATCTATCAACATTTGAAAATCAAAAACGAAAGCTGTATTTATATGTTATACCCATAGTTTTACTGGCTCTATTATTTGGTCTTCCTAGGTGGAATGAATTTAACTTTCTAGATAGAACTATATTAGCATCATACTTAATCCTTTTTATAAGTTCTTACTTTTTTATCTTGAAGAGAATTTTCTTTAGATACGTTGAACTTACAATTTTTATATCAGTGTCTATTGTTCATTTGTTGCTAACATACTGGTCTTTACATGTGGAGAGTGCTCAGAGTCAACATTATTCTATTAGTGATGCTGCAGTTTGGACACCGATGATTTATATTTATATTTTTATTACATTCTATGGAATTTACGGAATTGTGTTATCCATTGTTGTATGGTCTATAACAACAGCAATCATTTTATCTTCTTTGAGCACTATACAGGTTGATATGATCAACTCACTTATAAACTATCAGTTAGCAATGTTTGTTTATATTGTTATCCTTTTCTTCGCCAGAAAAAGCCTTGATGCATCTGTTAGGACTTCAATGCTTGAGCAAATGGCTTTTAAAGATATGTTAACCGGTATTGAGAATAGACGGGCTGTTCACCAGTTGTTTGAAAAGCTTAATTCTGAAAGTAAAACTTATTCTATTATCTTTTTTGATATTGATTATTTCAAAAAAGTGAATGATCAGTATGGACATAGTGTAGGTGATTCAGTATTAATAGAAATAACTAAGGTCATTAATAGCGGTTTAAACAAAAATGACTTTTTTGCTCGCTGGGGTGGAGAAGAATTCGTTGTCATCACAAAAAAAGTGACGATTGAAAACACATTAAAATTAGCCGAAAATCTAAAACTCTTAGTTAACCAACATCAGTTTAAGGTAGTTGGGAAACTTACTGCAAGCTTTGGTATAGCCGAGTCTCAACCGGGCCAACTAGCTGAACTAGTATTAGAACAGGCAGACCAAGCTTTGTATTCAGCAAAAGCTAATGGGCGAAATAAAATTATGATGTTTGGTGAGCAAGGCGAAAAGAAAAAAGAGATTCCCTCCTGA
- a CDS encoding ring-cleaving dioxygenase has product MNQLKGIHHVTAITSSAEKNYEFFTYVLGMRLVKKTVNQDDIQTYHLFFADDVGSAGTDMTFFDFPGIPKGVHGTNEISKTSFRVPTDAALDYWVKRFDRLEVKHTGIKEQFGKKTLSFVDFDDQQYQLISDEQNEGIASGTPWQKGPIPLDYAITGLGPIFIVVNNVEQMKEVLEKALGFKEVAKEGAFHLFEVGEGGNGAQIILEHNVMLPQGIQGYGTVHHVAFRVEDREVLEEWISHMQGIGFPTSGYVNRHFFESLYARVAPHILFEFATDGPGFMGDEPYETLGEKLSLPPFLEPKREQIEKLVRPIDTVRSTKEFVKE; this is encoded by the coding sequence ATGAATCAACTAAAAGGTATTCATCATGTAACGGCTATAACAAGTAGTGCTGAGAAAAATTATGAGTTCTTCACATATGTATTAGGAATGCGTTTAGTTAAGAAAACAGTAAATCAGGATGATATCCAGACATATCACTTATTTTTTGCTGATGATGTAGGAAGTGCGGGGACAGACATGACATTCTTTGATTTCCCAGGAATTCCAAAAGGAGTACACGGGACAAATGAAATTTCCAAAACATCGTTTCGAGTCCCAACAGATGCTGCATTAGATTATTGGGTAAAACGTTTTGATCGCCTGGAAGTTAAACATACAGGAATTAAAGAGCAGTTTGGAAAAAAAACACTATCCTTCGTAGATTTTGATGATCAACAATATCAATTAATATCAGATGAACAAAATGAAGGAATTGCCTCTGGAACGCCATGGCAAAAAGGGCCGATTCCATTAGATTATGCGATTACAGGACTAGGACCCATTTTTATCGTGGTAAATAATGTTGAACAAATGAAAGAGGTGCTAGAAAAGGCACTTGGATTTAAGGAAGTAGCAAAGGAAGGGGCATTTCACCTCTTTGAAGTTGGGGAAGGAGGGAATGGAGCACAGATCATTTTGGAGCACAATGTGATGCTTCCTCAAGGAATTCAAGGCTATGGTACTGTCCATCATGTTGCCTTCCGTGTTGAAGACCGCGAAGTGTTAGAAGAGTGGATTAGTCATATGCAAGGCATAGGTTTTCCAACTTCAGGCTATGTAAATCGTCACTTCTTTGAATCTCTATATGCCAGAGTTGCTCCTCATATACTATTTGAATTTGCGACAGATGGTCCAGGTTTTATGGGAGATGAACCTTATGAAACTCTAGGAGAAAAGCTATCATTACCTCCATTTCTAGAGCCAAAACGGGAACAAATTGAAAAGCTGGTTCGTCCAATTGATACCGTTCGTAGTACAAAGGAGTTCGTAAAGGAGTAG
- a CDS encoding amidase: MHQLNWLDATEQAYLIKTKQISAAELVSHTIDLIEELNPKLNAVTHKLYEDRLPSTESGPFAGVPFLMKDLDFFANTPYTAGSTYLKNFIAPADSEYSSRIRQQTGLITIGKTNTCEFGLVPTTEPLQYGPTRNPWNPTYTVGGSSGGAAAAVAAGIVPMAHASDGGGSIRIPASCCGVFGLKVSRGRIPKNPDPVGLGVNHVITRTVRDSAGLLDATYGNNPGDPFSVSQPSDSFVTESTKEPRKLKIAVLQTGFNGKKIHPDCEDAVLDAANLCQSLGHDVEEGFPTIHVDQYNRAFQVLWQSSFSQGIHSLTNLTGRAPKQEELEPYTWEVLHCGNSYRATEYLAALSYMQQVTKEVAQFFTNYDLLLTPTLSEPPLRIGELCYKGNIDEYVNRLNEWVPYTPLANTTGCPAMSVPLFWNKDNLPIGVQFMAPLGDEATLFQLAGQLERERPWKDIKPTII; encoded by the coding sequence ATGCACCAATTAAATTGGCTCGATGCCACTGAACAGGCTTATCTTATTAAAACCAAACAAATTTCAGCTGCAGAATTAGTTTCCCATACAATTGACTTAATAGAAGAGTTAAATCCCAAATTAAATGCTGTCACACATAAATTGTATGAAGACAGGTTACCATCAACTGAATCCGGTCCTTTTGCAGGTGTTCCGTTCCTTATGAAGGATTTGGATTTTTTTGCAAACACCCCCTACACAGCAGGATCTACATATCTTAAAAACTTTATTGCCCCTGCTGATAGTGAGTACTCATCACGAATCCGTCAACAAACGGGGCTTATCACAATCGGAAAAACAAATACCTGTGAGTTTGGACTAGTACCGACTACAGAGCCTTTACAATATGGTCCAACGAGAAATCCCTGGAATCCAACCTACACAGTTGGAGGCTCAAGCGGAGGAGCTGCGGCTGCCGTTGCAGCTGGAATTGTTCCAATGGCACATGCTTCGGACGGGGGAGGATCCATTCGAATTCCCGCTTCTTGTTGTGGAGTTTTTGGCCTAAAAGTAAGTAGAGGTAGAATTCCAAAAAACCCTGATCCGGTTGGCCTCGGAGTTAATCATGTGATTACGCGGACTGTTCGAGATAGTGCTGGACTTCTTGATGCTACATATGGAAATAATCCTGGTGACCCATTCTCTGTATCACAACCAAGTGATTCATTTGTCACTGAGTCAACCAAAGAACCTAGGAAATTAAAAATAGCTGTTTTACAAACCGGATTTAACGGTAAAAAGATTCATCCTGATTGTGAAGATGCTGTTTTAGATGCAGCAAATCTCTGTCAATCTCTTGGCCATGATGTTGAGGAGGGATTTCCTACTATTCATGTTGATCAATATAATCGAGCATTCCAAGTGCTTTGGCAATCATCCTTTTCACAAGGAATACATTCTTTAACAAATTTAACTGGAAGAGCTCCGAAGCAAGAAGAACTAGAACCTTATACTTGGGAAGTTTTACACTGCGGGAATTCATACAGAGCAACAGAGTATCTTGCTGCGCTTAGCTACATGCAGCAAGTAACAAAAGAAGTTGCCCAATTTTTCACCAACTACGATCTCCTGTTAACTCCAACTCTTAGTGAGCCACCTTTAAGAATCGGTGAGTTATGTTATAAAGGTAATATAGATGAGTATGTTAACAGACTAAATGAATGGGTGCCCTACACCCCACTCGCGAATACAACAGGCTGTCCGGCGATGTCCGTTCCATTATTTTGGAATAAAGATAACTTACCTATTGGTGTTCAGTTTATGGCACCGCTTGGAGATGAAGCTACTCTGTTTCAGCTTGCTGGACAGCTTGAGCGAGAACGGCCTTGGAAGGATATTAAACCTACTATTATATAG
- a CDS encoding assimilatory sulfite reductase (NADPH) flavoprotein subunit → MQLQVMNSPFNQEQVELLNRLLPTLTESQKVWLSGYLAATQAGSANVTAAPEAPVVEAVVPVNVKPVSKDVTILFGSQTGNAQGLANKAGKELESRGYKVTVSSMSDFKPNSLKKVENLLIVVSTHGEGDPPDNAISFHEFLHGKRAPKLDELRYSVLSLGDSSYEFFCHTGKEFDQRLEDLGGTRLYPRIDCDLDFDEPAAEWIAGVLAGLDEAQAAGTEPVQSQEAAAPASQALESAYSRTNPFKAEVLENLNLNGRGSNKETRHLELSLEGSGLTFEPGDALGVYPENDPELVDLILEAVKWDATEKVTVNNEEVTLKEALSSRVEIATLTKPVVEKAAQLNSNKDLQSLVSNRDSIKAYIDGRDLLDLIRDFGPWEVSAQDFAGVLRKMPVRLYSIASSLAANPEEVHLTIGAVRYETHGRKRKGVASTQVAERLQPGDTLPVYIQKNQNFRLPQNPDTPIIMVGPGTGVAPFRAFMQEREEIGAEGKSWMFFGDQHFVTDFLYQTEWQKWIKDGVLTRMDVAFSRDQDEKVYVQNRMQEHSKELFQWLEEGAVVYVCGDKNHMAKDVNNTLIDIIEKEGGLSREKAEAYLADMKQNKRYQRDVY, encoded by the coding sequence TTGCAACTTCAGGTAATGAACAGTCCGTTTAATCAGGAGCAAGTAGAGCTCCTTAATCGTCTTCTGCCAACCTTGACGGAATCTCAAAAAGTCTGGTTGAGTGGGTATCTAGCTGCTACACAAGCTGGTTCTGCTAATGTTACGGCTGCTCCCGAAGCGCCGGTAGTAGAGGCTGTTGTTCCAGTAAATGTAAAGCCAGTATCTAAGGATGTTACGATTCTATTTGGTTCTCAAACTGGTAATGCCCAGGGTCTTGCAAATAAGGCAGGAAAAGAACTCGAGAGTCGTGGTTATAAAGTAACCGTTTCATCAATGAGTGATTTTAAACCAAACAGCTTAAAGAAGGTAGAGAATCTTCTTATTGTAGTAAGTACACATGGCGAGGGAGATCCACCGGATAATGCAATTTCTTTCCATGAATTCCTTCATGGTAAACGAGCTCCAAAGCTTGATGAACTTCGTTACTCAGTTCTTTCGCTTGGTGATAGCTCTTATGAGTTTTTCTGTCATACAGGAAAAGAATTTGATCAACGTTTAGAAGACCTTGGTGGAACTCGTCTTTATCCACGTATTGATTGTGATTTAGACTTTGATGAGCCTGCAGCTGAGTGGATTGCCGGAGTTTTAGCTGGTCTTGATGAAGCGCAAGCTGCGGGAACAGAACCTGTTCAATCGCAAGAAGCAGCTGCCCCTGCTTCTCAAGCTTTAGAATCAGCTTACTCAAGAACAAATCCATTTAAAGCAGAGGTTCTTGAAAACCTAAACCTAAATGGTCGCGGCTCTAATAAAGAAACGCGTCATCTTGAGTTGTCATTAGAAGGATCTGGACTTACATTTGAGCCAGGTGATGCACTAGGTGTTTACCCGGAAAATGATCCTGAACTTGTTGACCTTATTCTTGAAGCGGTAAAATGGGATGCAACTGAAAAAGTTACAGTGAATAATGAAGAAGTAACATTGAAAGAGGCATTAAGCTCAAGGGTTGAAATTGCCACGTTAACGAAACCTGTTGTTGAAAAAGCAGCACAGCTTAATTCTAATAAAGATTTACAATCACTTGTATCAAACAGGGATTCTATAAAAGCATATATTGATGGTCGTGACCTATTAGATTTAATTCGTGACTTTGGTCCATGGGAAGTATCTGCACAGGATTTCGCTGGAGTTCTACGTAAAATGCCAGTTCGTCTATATTCTATTGCAAGTAGTTTAGCTGCAAATCCTGAGGAAGTTCATCTAACAATTGGGGCTGTTCGATATGAAACACATGGTCGCAAGCGTAAAGGTGTGGCATCAACTCAAGTAGCAGAACGCCTGCAACCAGGTGATACATTACCTGTGTATATCCAAAAAAATCAAAACTTTAGACTACCACAAAATCCTGATACACCAATTATAATGGTTGGACCTGGTACTGGTGTTGCGCCGTTCCGTGCATTTATGCAAGAGCGTGAAGAAATCGGTGCAGAAGGTAAATCGTGGATGTTCTTCGGTGATCAACATTTTGTAACAGATTTTCTCTACCAAACAGAATGGCAAAAATGGATTAAAGATGGTGTGTTAACGAGAATGGATGTTGCTTTTTCACGTGATCAAGACGAGAAAGTTTATGTACAGAATCGCATGCAAGAGCACAGCAAAGAGTTGTTCCAATGGCTTGAAGAAGGGGCTGTTGTGTACGTTTGCGGTGATAAAAATCATATGGCGAAAGATGTTAATAACACACTTATCGACATTATTGAAAAAGAAGGCGGATTAAGCCGTGAAAAAGCTGAGGCCTATCTTGCAGATATGAAACAAAATAAACGCTATCAACGCGATGTATATTGA